The Nitrosarchaeum sp. genomic sequence GGATTAATCCCATCCATTTTTAATAAAATTCAAAACAATGACTCTATTACAATTTTTGGGAAAGGAGATCAAGTCCGTGATTATGTTTACATTGAAGACATTCTTCCATTTTTTGAACAAGCAGCTTCCTCAGAAATTGGAAAAAATAAGGTTTTCAATATGGGAACTGGAAAAGGTAGCACCATACTAGAAATTGTAAAAAACATGTCTGAAATTCTTAAAATTGAGCCAAAAATTGAATACCAACCTGTCAGACCCGGTGAGATAGGTAATTTTGTGGCCGATACAACTCTATTGCATGAAACATTTGGTAAAGTCCCTTCAACAGATGTTAAAATTGGTCTTAGTAAAACAATTGATTGGCTAAAAAATAACTCATGATTACTTTTTTGATTAAAATTCTTGAAATGACATAATTAAATTAGTACTTTATTTACTCGTGATTGTAATTGACTAAAATTTTATCCAAAAAAGTTTTTGCAATATATGGACTTGGTAACGTTGGTGGTTCCATAGCTGCTGTCTGGCTTAGAGCAGGTGCCAAAGTTATTGGTGTTGATATTTCTAAAACTCTTCTGACTGAAATCCAAGATGGTGTTTCTCATAAGAAAGAACCTTTCTTATCTGAAACTTTTTCAAAATCCATTAAAAACAAGTCGTTTTTTCTAACTTCTGATGGAATTGATGCATCAAAAAGATCCTCGATCAAAATTATCGTAGTTCCAGTAGGATTGAAAAACAAAAAGGTGGATCTTAGTTCTGTAATCCAAGTAACCAAAAATATATCCAAAGGTCTCAAAAAAGGCGATACCGTAATTTTATCTCCGTCTGTTCCGCCTGGAACTACAGAAAAAATAGTCTTGCCAATTCTTGAGAAAGAAAGCAAACTAAAAGGCGAAAAAGACTTTTACCTCATTTACAATCCTGAAAGAATTTTTGAAGGAAGAGCCGTTAAAGATATTGAAGAAAATTATCCTGCCGTAATCTCTGGACTTGGACCCAAGAGTTTGAAGATTGCTGAAAATCTATTTGGGATTATTTCCAAAAAAGGAGTTTTAAAAATGCCTACTTTGGCAGAAGCTGAAGCTGAAAAATTATTTGAAGGAGCATATAGAGATGTAAACATTGCACTTGCAAATGAATTAGCAGAATATTGTGAAAAAATTGGAATTAATTTCTGGGAAACTCGTAAAGGTGCAAATTCTCAACCTTTTTGCCATTTGCATTATCCTGGAACAGGAGTAGGTGGTCTATGCATTCCAGTTTATCCACGTATAATTATAGAAAACGCATCAAAATTCGGCAAGACCATGAGTCTTTTAGAATACTCTAGAAGAATCAACGACAACATGCCCAAAAAATGTGTTGATGTTGCTATTGAAATGCTCTTAAAAAATAAAATTAAACCTAAAAATGCAAAGGTAGCTGTCCTTGGATTAGGTTTTAGAGGAGAAGTTACAGATACACGATTGTCTCCTACATATGATGTTGTAAATGAATTTCTCAAAAAAGAATGTACAGTAACTGTTCATGATCCGTATATCTTTGAAGACACAACCCTACCAAAATCAGTTCCTCTTACAAAAGATCT encodes the following:
- a CDS encoding nucleotide sugar dehydrogenase, with product MTKILSKKVFAIYGLGNVGGSIAAVWLRAGAKVIGVDISKTLLTEIQDGVSHKKEPFLSETFSKSIKNKSFFLTSDGIDASKRSSIKIIVVPVGLKNKKVDLSSVIQVTKNISKGLKKGDTVILSPSVPPGTTEKIVLPILEKESKLKGEKDFYLIYNPERIFEGRAVKDIEENYPAVISGLGPKSLKIAENLFGIISKKGVLKMPTLAEAEAEKLFEGAYRDVNIALANELAEYCEKIGINFWETRKGANSQPFCHLHYPGTGVGGLCIPVYPRIIIENASKFGKTMSLLEYSRRINDNMPKKCVDVAIEMLLKNKIKPKNAKVAVLGLGFRGEVTDTRLSPTYDVVNEFLKKECTVTVHDPYIFEDTTLPKSVPLTKDLVTATQNADLIFISSDHKIYSKLDSKSFSKGKKLILFFDGRNVLNPKLFSSVMLNTIGIGKN